The Sesamum indicum cultivar Zhongzhi No. 13 linkage group LG2, S_indicum_v1.0, whole genome shotgun sequence genome contains a region encoding:
- the LOC110011578 gene encoding uncharacterized protein LOC110011578 — protein sequence MSKNPLTPIMKTNEFNGTNYNDRLRNFRIVLNFENQSYVLDKPLPTAFSEGSSPEERVTFEKWLESNIILALMTNDIQKQYDKIEDVSSIMLHMKEDYAVLDRHIRYAATKALFRTKMTEGSSATIHKSAPVVLVGEASTSKAKSKRARRWKWKKGKGKTVAATANAHSTSAILVGKAKEKGKMAGHSVLERNRRLRKDEMVLSLGDDMAVYIHKLGADEEVTAFKERIVAKGYTQRPRVGFEETNSPVAMAKSIQILLASAAYVSPLLENSRRFVVSKRSIYSLKQASRSWNTHLDEVIWGYDFIKNEFDPCIYKKINRSLVAYLVLYVDDILLIGSDAKMLGDTKAWSSSQFFMKDMGETSDILALRSTGIDLRRY from the exons ATGTCTAAAAACCCTTTAACCCCTATTATGAAGACTAACGAATTCAATGGCACGAACTACAATGACAGGCTTAGGAATTTTAGGATTGTCCTAAATTTCGAGAACCAGAGTTATGTCCTAGACAAGCCACTCCCGACGGCCTTTTCGGAAGGGTCCTCGCCCGAAGAACGTGTTACGTTCGAGAAGTGGCTTGAGTCCAATATCATATTAGCTTTGATGACgaatgacatccaaaagcaatatgacaAGATAGAAGATGTTTCCTCGATAATGCTTCACATGAAAGAGGATTATGCGGTTCTTGATAGGCATATAAGATATGCCGCCACAAAAGCATTATTCAGGACCAAGATGACTGAGGGATCTTCT GCAACGATCCATAAGTCTGCGCCGGTAGTATTGGTAGGAGAGGCTTCGACTTCCAAGGCGAAAAGCAAGAGGGCCAGACGTTGGAAGTGGAAGAAGGGAAAGGGAAAAACTGTCGCAGCTACTGCTAATGCTCATAGCACTTCCGCTATCCTGGTGGGAAAGGcaaaggaaaagggaaaaatggcAGGTCACAGC GTGCTGGAAAGAAACAGAAGACTGCGTAAGGACGAGATGGTATTGAGTCTCGGTGATGACATGGCC GTTTACATCCATAAGCTTGGAGCTGACGAGGAGGTTACCGCCTTCAAGGAAAGGATTGTGGCAAAAGGATATACTCAACGACCGAGGGTCGGCTTTGAGGAGACCAACTCACCTGTAGccatggccaagtccattcAGATACTGCTTGCTAGTGCAGCATA TGTTTCACCTTTGTTGGAGAATAGCAGAAGGTTTGTCGTCTCCAAAAGGTCCATTTATagcctcaaacaagcttctCGAAGCTGGAACACGCATCTTGATGAAGTTATATggggttatgatttcatcaagaatgaGTTTGATCCTTGTATATACAAAAAGATCAATAGGAGCTTAGTTGCTTACCTTGTGCTTTATGTTGACGATATCTTACTCATTGGAAGTGATGCCAAGATGTTGGGAGACACTAAAGCATGGTCGTCCagtcaatttttcatgaaggatatgggtgaaACGTCCGACATCCTTGCATTAAGATCTACAGGGATAGATCTAAGAAGATATTAG